One segment of Solanum stenotomum isolate F172 chromosome 1, ASM1918654v1, whole genome shotgun sequence DNA contains the following:
- the LOC125853350 gene encoding kinesin-like protein KIN-14U — translation MFISTEDENMPLPLENGKALEKSSPVGSNPDSNDDEPSQEIPSTFTDVNVVQEDEKFQLEQRILNLEGEIESLRHKERSLDEKRREALNKILDIKGCIRVFSRVRPFSPTDKQRTHQPISVESEKIVVRSGGSRKEFEFDKVFPQESLQEDVFAEVEPIIRSALDGHNVCILAYGQTGTGKTYTMEGITESPGIIPCVLQELFNLSSLDSSISFTFSISMLEVYLGSIRDLLAPRPSSRKYTASRCNLNIQTDSKGSVEIDGLTEVEISNFTKAKWWYHKGRRVRSTSWTNVNETSSRSHCLTRISIYRYGDTLGGKPEATKLWMVDLGGSERLLKTGATGQTLDEGRAINLSLSALGDVIAALRRKKGHVPYRNSKLTQVLKDSLGDKSKVLMVVHVSPYEDDVGETTCSCTFAKRARAAECNRELSEESKKQREKRIAELEEQMKEAEEGCTDLSTQIQKADFLLSENKRLFMKKYQPLEDEEPFPITPKENVPEITVTPRNSEKGLKTNVTSSVPRFMSSTVASRIRETTAEKEIHSRPKSVRSWARSSMQISGSQSNSFDRRFKAHLRTSNKRSRYSETNNMGGDIKYGDDSDIKPSVLPQSKTIAPSDPKPRKPLAHHRRRMSDLL, via the exons ATGTTTATTTCTACTGAAGATGAAAATATGCCATTGCCTTTGGAAAACGGGAAAGCTTTGGAGAAGTCTTCTCCAGTAGGATCAAATCCAGATTCCAATGATGATGAGCCTTCCCAAGAGATTCCTTCAACTTTCACAGATGTCAATGTGgttcaagaagatgaaaagTTTCAGCTTGAGCAGAGGATTTTGAATTTAGAAG GTGAAATTGAGAGTTTGAGGCATAAAGAGAGATCTTTGgatgaaaaaagaagagaggCATTGAATAAGATACTAGACATTAAAG GTTGCATTCGGGTGTTTTCCCGAGTTAGACCATTTTCACCAACAGATAAACAGAGAACTCATCAGCCGATTTCTGTTGAATCGGAGAAGATTGTAGTAAGATCTGGTGGAAGCAGgaaagaatttgaatttgacaAGGTTTTCCCTCAGGAATCACTCCAAG AAGATGTTTTTGCTGAGGTTGAGCCAATTATCAGATCTGCACTTGATGGGCACAATGTATGTATATTAGCTTATGGACAAACTGGAACTGGCAAGACATATACTATG GAGGGAATCACAGAGTCTCCAGGGATCATTCCTTGTGTTCTTCAGGAGCTTTTTAACCTTTCCTCTTTAGATAGCTCAATTTCATTTACATTTTCGATTAGCATGCTCGAAGTCTATTTGGGCAGTATAAGGGATTTGCTTGCTCCAAGACCTTCCAGTCGTAAATACACTGCATCGAGATG CAATCTAAATATTCAAACAGATTCAAAAGGATCAGTTGAAATCGATGGTTTAACTGAGGTAGAAATCTCTAATTTTACTAAAGCAAAATGGTGGTATCATAAGGGGAGGCGAGTTAGATCCACATCATGGACGAATGTAAATGAAACATCCAGCAGATCGCATTG CTTGACGAGGATCAGTATATATCGCTATGGGGATACTTTGGGAGGTAAACCAGAAGCAACCAAACTGTGGATGGTTGATCTTGGAGGGAGTGAGCGCCTACTTAAAACGGGAGCTACTGGACAAACTCTTGACGAGGGGAGGGCGATAAATCTCTCTCTTTCTGCACTAGGTGATGTTATTGCAGCTCTTAGAAGAAAGAAAGGCCACGTTCCTTATAG AAATAGCAAATTGACACAAGTTCTCAAGGATTCTTTAG GTGATAAATCAAAAGTTTTGATGGTAGTCCATGTTAGCCCATACGAAGATGATGTTGGAGAGACAACATGCTCCTGTACCTTTGCAAAGAGAGCAAGAGCAGCGGAATGCAATAGAGAGCTCTCAGAA GAATCAAAGAAGCAAAGAGAAAAGAGGATCGCGGAGCTTGAGGAGCAAATGAAGGAAGCTGAAGAAGGATGTACAGATCTTAGTACTCAAATACAGAAGGCTGATTTTTTATTGAGTGAAAACAAAAGGCTTTTCATGAAGAAATATCAGCCACTTGAAGATGAAGAACCCTTTCCTATAACCCCAAAGGAAAACGTCCCTGAAATCACAGTAACTCCAAGAAACTCTGAGAAGGGACTAAAAACAAATGTCACTAGCTCGGTGCCTCGATTCATGAGTTCCACGGTTGCCAGTCGAATAAGAGAGACTACAGCAGAAAAGGAAATCCATAGCAGACCAAAAAGTGTGAGATCATGGGCTAGGAGCTCTATGCAAATTTCTGGTTCACAATCAAACAGCTTTGATCGTCGTTTCAAAGCTCACCTACGGACTTCAAATAAAAGATCACGTTATAGTGAAACTAATAATATGGGTGGGGATATTAAGTATGGTGATGATTCAGATATTAAGCCATCTGTCTTACCACAAAGCAAGACTATCGCGCCCTCGGATCCAAAGCCTAGAAAACCACTAGCTCACCACAGAAGAAGGATGTCTGATCTGCTCTAA
- the LOC125853380 gene encoding agamous-like MADS-box protein AGL61, translating to MGIGKKKIEIEKITKKLVRMATFSKRKKGLFRKAEELESLTSSRVTSVVFSPSGIPYTYGDVNSVIKKHFSSCNRSEISTSMMNSHHSSYDVSGESSGSKSSSTLKGNGLRGWVEHIDVEGCQNLNQLLMLKEQLERTRKKIVANDSKSFEALFM from the coding sequence ATGGGAATagggaagaagaagatagaaattgagaaaatcacaaaaaaattggtTAGAATGGCgacattttcaaaaagaaagaaaggactTTTCAGAAAAGCTGAAGAACTTGAATCCTTGACAAGTTCTCGTGTTACCTCCGTTGTTTTTTCACCTTCTGGCATTCCTTATACTTACGGAGATGTTAACTCTGTTATAAAGAAGCATTTTTCTAGCTGTAATCGATCAGAAATATCAACATCAATGATGAATTCTCATCATTCCTCTTATGATGTTTCTGGCGAATCTTCGGGGTCAAAATCATCATCGACCCTAAAGGGGAATGGTCTCCGTGGTTGGGTGGAGCATATAGATGTGGAGGGATGTCAAAATTTGAATCAACTGTTAATGTTGAAGGAGCAATTGGAAAGAACCAGAAAGAAGATTGTTGCCAATGATTCTAAATCATTTGAAGCTTTGTTTATGTAG